Within the Micromonospora citrea genome, the region CGGCGTGACCTCGCAGCAGCAGCGGCAGATCGCCCGTGCGGTCAAGAACGCCCGTGAGATGGCGCTCCTGCCGTACACCGCCACGGCCCGCTGAGAGGAGGCACCGATATGAAGATCATCCTGACTCAGGAGGTGTCCGGCCTCGGTGCCCCAGGCGACATCGTCGAGGTCAAGAACGGCTACGGCCGTAACTACCTGCTGCCGCAGGGCTTCGCGATCGCCTGGACCAAGGGTGCGGAGAAGCAGGTCACGGTCATCAAGCGGGCCCGCTCGGCCCGGGAGATCCGCGACCTCGGCCACGCCAACGAGGTGAAGGACCAGCTCGAGGGCCTCAAGGTCAGCCTGAAGGCCCGCGCCGGTGACGGTGGTCGGCTCTTCGGCTCGGTCACCCCGGCCGAGATCGTCGACGCCGTCAAGGCCGCCGGCGGCCCGGTCCTCGACCGTCGTCGGCTGGAGCTGCCCGGTCACATCAAGTCGACCGGCTCCTACCCGGTGCGGATCAAGCTGCACCCCGAGGTGACCGCCAAGTTCGACCTCAACGTCGTCCAGGGCTGACACCTCACAGAGCACCACGACAGGGCCCGCACCCCCCGGTGCGGGCCCTGTTCGCTGTACAGCGCCGCCGCGTCAGCCGATCGGCTGCCCGGTCACCACGCTGATCATGACCGTCGACAGACCGCCGCCGACCACCGCCGAGGCCAGCGCCACCGTGGCCGGCCGCCAGGTGGTCCCGACCCGCCGCAGCAGCATCGCCACGACCAGGCTGCTGGCCAGCGCCAGCCCGAAACGCGGCAGGCCCGACGCCAGGGAGCCCAGCGCCCGCGACCGCGGCGAGTCGCAGCCCTCGCCGTTGATGTCGGTCACGCATCCCTCCGGCACCTGCCCGTCGAGGGTCAACAGCCAGAAGAAGATCAGCACCGCCGGCACCAGATAGCAGGCGACGGTGTAGAGCAGCGGCCGCCACCGCCCGCCCGGATCGGGATCGAGCAGGTCGTCCTCGATGCGGCGGGCCAGCCCTCCCGCCGCGGCGACCTCGCTCCGACGGCGTACGGGTGCCGCGGTCGCGCCCCGCGACGGACCGACCGGCTCGGCCGCCCGCCGTCGCGGCGCCGTACGCGGTCGCGGTGCGGTGTAGGAGACCGCCGGCGAACGCGGAACCGACGCCGGCGGATCCATCCACCGTGGGTCGTCGCCCGCCAACCGGGTGCCCCACCAGAAATCCCCGTCGGGGTCGTCCCGTCCCGGCCAGGGCCACCCCTCGGCGGCACCATCCCCCGAGCGCGGCGCATCAGACGGCTCCCAGCCGTCGCCGTCGGCGTACCTCTCCCACTGGCCCGTGCCGTCCGGCTGGTGCCACCGTCCGGACGCGTCGGTCCGGTCCCACCGGCCGGCGTCGCCCGAACCGCCCCACCGGTCGACCTCGCCGACGGGCCGCCACGCGTGCACGCCGGAGGCGTCCCACGGATCGAACTCGGGGCGATCGGCGGGCTCGGCCCGCCGCGCCGGCCGGTCCCAGCGGTCGACCGCCGGCCCGTCCTCGGCCGTCCACCGGCCGGACCGATCGCGGTCCCAGACCGGCGTCGCCCTGGCCGCGTCGCTCGGCTCCTCGAGCCCGGACCAGACGACCTGCGGGCGGTCGGACGGAGAGCGCCTCGGCCGGCCCTGCGGCGGCGCCCCGGAGACCGGGTCGTCATCGGCGCGGCGGCGCCCCGAGTAGCCACCCTCCCGCGGCCCGTCGAACGTCCACTCCCCGGTGTGGTCCGACTCCGGCGGCGCCGCCGGGATCTCGCGCCCACCGGCCTCGCCCGCCCGGTGCCAACCGCGCGCGGTCTCCGTGGCCCACCGTCCGCCATCGGGCCGGGGGCGGTCGGCGTCGTCCTCGTCGTCGGGCGCGGCGTGCCGGCCGCCGCCGTCCGGGCTGCGTACGCCGGACTCCAGCGCCCACCGCGGCAGGTAGGGGTCGACGGGCTCCCGCTGGCCGCGCTCGGCGGCGCGACGTCGGCTCGGTGTGCGGAACTGCCCGGCGTCGTGCTCGTAGGGATGGACGCGTGACGGGGCGGCGGGAACGTCCCAGGGAACGACCGGCTGTCGCTCGCGCGGATCATCCTCTCCGCGTGCCCAGTCCCGGTGATTCACGGCGGCAGCGTGACCCTTCTCGACCGATGGCGCAATCCGCTGTCCAGGTGTAGCCGTTCGCTGGAGATAGTACGGGACGTTCGACCGGCCAGTTCGACCGAAAACTTGTCCTCCACAGGCTGGGGATTACGTTTCCGCAGCTCAGAGGCGCGGGAGGCGGAATTCCCCAGCGGTTGTCCACAGCCTGTGCACACCCTGCGCACATGCTTGTCCACCGGCATCCACAGGTTGTCCCGAGGCTCGTCCACCGCCGTGGTTGAGGGTCTGACCTCGGATTCCGTAAGGTGGGCCCCCGACCGGCCGTGCGATGACCCCCGATCGACCGGCAGGTCGAGGTTGTCGTACCCCGGCGCTACAGCTGGTTCTGATCCGACGCAGTGGAGGGGGGACCCGTGTCGGTCACCGACGACATGCGGGCGGACTCGCGCTCCGGCGGCGGCCAGGCGTCCCCGCCGCCCCAGCGGGACGGCCAGTTCGACAAGACCCCGCCGCAGGACGTCGCCGCCGAGCAGTGCGTCCTCGGCGGCATGCTGCTCTCCAAGGACGCCATCGCCGACGTCGTCGAGATCCTCAAGACGAACGACTTCTACCGGCCGGTCCACGCCACGATCTTCGACACCATCCTGGAGATCTACGGCCGAGGTGAGCCCGCCGACTCGATCACCGTGGCGGCGGCACTGGCCGACTCCGGTGACCTGGTCCGCATCGGCGGCGCCCCCTATCTGCACACGCTGATCGCCAGCGTGCCGACCGCCGCGAACGCCGCCTACTACGCGCGGATCGTCAGCGAGCGGGCCGTCCTGCGGCGCCTCGTCGAGGCCGGCACCAAGATCGTGCAACTGGGCTACGGCACGGCCCAGGGCGGCAGCCGCGACGTCGACGACATCGTCGACCTCGCCCAGCAGGCGGTCTACGACGTCACGGAGCGCCGCGTCAGCGAGGACTTCGCCGTGCTCGCCGACATGCTTCAGCCGACGCTCGACGAGATCGAGGCGGTGGGCGCCCAGGGCGGCATGATGACCGGCGTCCCCACCGGCTTCACCGACCTGGACCGGCTGCTCAACGGCCTGCACGCGGGGCAGCTCATCATCGTGGCCGGAAGGCCCGGTCTGGGTAAGGCGCTCGCGTTGGACACTCCGCTTCCCACGCCGACGGGGTGGACCACCATGGGGGAGGTCGAGGTCGGCGACGAGTTGCTGGGCGCCGACGGTCTGCCCACGAAGGTCACCGCCGCGTTCGAGGTGCGGCACGACCGGCCGTGCTACGAGGTCGAGTTCTCCGACGGGTCGGTGATCGTCGCCGACGGCGAACATCTGTGGAAGACCACCACGCGGGCAGGTCGCCGCGCTGCCCCCGCCAGCCGGCGCGACCACGGGTCCCCCGAGACCGTCGGACGCCTGCGGCAGGCAGCCCTCGGTGAGGGCGGCACGATCACGGAACTGGCCCGTGTGCTCGGTCCGGAGTTCACGCACACCGCGCACCGGGCGGCCCGCGACATCGCCGACGACTCGCCCGTCGTCATGCGCAGGCGCCCGCGTGTGCGCCCGGCCAGGGCCTGTCCGGCCCGCCGCCACCGCCGCCTGTCGGCTCTCGTCGAGCAGTGGTCGGACGCCCTGACGGCTCCGGAGTCGCCGGGCGTGGTGACGACGGAGCAGATCCGGGCGACCCTGCGTACGAACACGGCCGACCGGCGGCTGAACCACGCGGTCGAGAACGCCGCCGCGCTCCGCCTCCCGGAACGGGATCTCCCGCTCGCGCCGTACACGCTCGGGGTGTGGCTCGGCGGCGGCCACACGGCCGAGGGAAGGATCCCGCGCGCGGCGGGTGTCCCGGACGACAAGCGCATCCCCACGGCCTACCTGCGGGCCTCGGAGGCGCAGCGGCGAGCGCTGTTGGCCGGGCTGCTCGACGCCGACGGCACGGTGACCGTCAGCGGGGACGTGCAGTTGACCACAACCTCACCCCACCTCGCCGAAGACGTGTACGAACTGATCGTCAGCCTCGGGTACCGCTGTTCGGTCGCCCGGAGGACCGTCGAGGGGCGTACCGCCGGAAGCTCGAACGCCTTCGACCTGAACTTCACGGCCAGAGACGAGGTCTTCCGCCTGCCGCGCAAGCGGGAGGCACACCGTCTGCGGCGCCGGAGCGAGAGCAACTCCCGGACGGACAGCCGCTTCATCGTCGACGTCCGGCCGGTCCCGAGCGTGCCCGTCCGGTGCGTCACCGTGGACAATTCCGACCACCTCTACCTCGCGGGTCGGGCGATGATCCCGACCCACAACAGCACGGCGAGCATGGACTTCGCGCGCAACGCCGCGATCAGGGCCAACCAGGCGTCGGCCATCTTCTCGCTGGAAATGAGCAAGGTCGAGATCGTCATGCGGCTGCTGTCGGCCGAGGCGCGCGTGCCGCTGCACGTCCTGCGCAGCGGCCAGCTCTCCGACGACGACTGGACCAAGCTCGCCCGCTGCATGGGCGAGATCAGCGAGGCGCCGCTCTTCGTCGACGACACGCCCAGCATGAACCTGATGGAGATCCGGGCCAAGGCGCGTCGGCTCAAGCAGCGGCACGACCTCAAGCTGATCGTGGTCGACTACCTCCAGCTGATGACCTCCCCGAAGCGCACCGAGAGCCGGCAGCAGGAGGTCGCGGACCTGTCCCGTGGCCTGAAGCTGCTCGCCAAGGAGGTCGAGTGTCCGGTCATCGCGGTGAGTCAGCTGAACCGTGGCCCGGAACAGCGCACCGACAAGCGACCCCAGTTGTCCGATTTGCGTGAAAGTGGCTCAATTGAGCAGGATGCCGACGTTGTCATCCTGCTGCACCGCGACGACTACTACGACAAGGAGTCGCCGCGGGCCGGGGAGGCGGATTTCATAATTGCCAAGCACAGAAATGGTCCGACCGACACGGTGACGGTGGCGGCGCAGCTGCACCTGTCGCGCTTCGTGGACATGGCCATCGTGTGAGGCAGACAGGGGCCCGGATGGCGGAGGCTGCGAGGGCCGACGCCATTGCGCGCGCGCTCGCCGGCGAGAGTCTCACCAGCATCGCCCACTCGAACGGCGTGTCTCGGCAGGCGATTCGTGGCCTTTTGCGGCGTCGAGGGATACCGGCGAGAATCGTCGGCAAGCTGACGGAGGACCAACGCTCCGAGGTTCTCCAGCGTTACCAGGCGGGAGCGTCGTTAGGGCAACTCGCCATGGCGTACGGCATCACCGAGCCTGCCGTGCGCGGTCTCGTCACCCGGCGGGGTGTGCCTCTTCGGCGTGTCGTCCACACTCTCCGGCACGAGGCATTCGACGAGTTGACTTCCGATGCCTGTTACTGGATCGGCTTCCTGTTCGCCGACGGGTCGATCAGTTACCGGCCGAAGCACATCCCACAGATCTCGGTGGGGCTCGCGGAACGCGATCGAGCGCACCTGGCCAAGCTCCGTACCTTCCTCGGTTCCACAAGCGCCATCTCGGCGCCCAACCCGGCCCACCACTCGTGCCAGTTCTCGGTCCGTTCCCACCAGTTGGCTGACCGGCTCGTCACGTTGGGGCGGTACGAGGGGCCGACCGACGCTCGGCTGGTGGAGTCGCGTGACTTTTGGCGGGGTGTGGTCGACGGGGACGGGTCGATGGGCCTCTACCGCCGATCGCGATCTGCTCCGGCCACCATGCCTCAGTTTCGATTGGTGGGCCGACAGCATGTGCTCGAGGAGTTCCTCGGCTTCCTGAGGACCCAGGGGACGAGCGGTCTGTCGGTACGACCGCACAAGTCGATACACACCGTGGGGACCACGTGTGGCCCGGCGGAGAGGATCGTCACGCTGCTCTACTCCGGTGCCACCGTCGCACTTGCACGCAAGGCAGAGATGGCCGAGCGGATTATGGCGGCAGCTGCCAGCTCGGAGCGGCGAAGCTGAACGACCGCCGCCCCGGCAATACCGGAACCGGTCAGCCCAGCAGGGGGAACCAGCCGGCGACCTCGCCGAGTTCGAGCTTGTCGTGATCGGTCAGCGGCACCCGGCCGGTCGCCTTGAGCAGGTACTCCGCGTCGCTCCACGCGGCCGGGCGGACGGCGTCGTCGCTGAGCATGCCGTCCACCGTGGCCACCGCGACCCGCGTGGCGAGCACCCCGGGCAGGGGCGCGTCGGGCAGGTCGAGGACCAGGTCCAGGTGGTGAACGACGGCCTCGGTGGTCAGCGTGGCGAGCAGGTCCGGCACCCGCAGCACGTGCCCCTGGGTGGTCACGCAGCCGTCCGGGTCGGCGCGGGCCGCGGCGCGTACGGCGGCGGGGGCGGTGTCGGTCCAGAGCCGGACGATCCCGCTCGGTCGGTCGAAGGCGGCGGCGGAGCGGCGGGCCCACCAGGCGTGCCGGGCGGCGGCCCCGTCCTGGCCGCCGGGCGGGAACTTGCGCCAGTAGCTCACGTCGTCCACGTCGGGCGGGCCCTCGACGGGGCTGGCGAGCGCGACCAGTGCCCGCTGGGCGTCGCAGAGCACGTGGAAGAGCAGGTCCGCGACGAGCCAGCCCCGGCACCGGGTGGGCCGTTGCAGGTCGGCGTCGTCGAGGTCGGCGACGACCCGGGTGACCCCGTCGTACGCCTGCGCCAGCGCGAGGTGCTGCCCGTGGTGCGTCATGGGGTGCAGCGTCGCACGACCGCCGCGAGCCGGCACGGCGGCACCGGCCAAGCGGTGGCGCGGCGAAGCGGTGGCGCGGGGCACGGATGCGGCCACGGGTGACCGGGCCGGTCGAGGCCGGCCCGGTCGACGGAGTGGCTCAGCCGAACATCTCGTCCAGGAAGCTCTTGTGCTTCTTGCGCTTGTAGTGCCCGTGGTAACCGTGGTGCTGCTGACCGTGCCCGTAGGCGGGGGCCGGCGGGTAGCCGTGCGCCGGGGGCGGCGGCGGGGGGACGGCGCCGTAGCCCGGCTGGTGCGGGGCGGGGGCGGGCGGCGGGGGCGGCGGGGGCGCGTAGCCGCCCTGCTGGTGACCCGGCTGGCCGGGGTAGCCGCCCTGCTGGTGGGTGGGCTGCGCGGGGGCGCCGCCCTGCTGACGGTTCCAGTTGGCCTCGGCCTCGAACAGCTTCTCCAGCTCGCCGCGGTCGAGGAAGATCCCCCGGCACTCGCCGCACTGGTCGATGACGACGCCGCTGCGCTCGTACTGGCGCATTTCTCCGTGACACTTGGGACAGGTCAGGCTCATCCTCCGACCGTACCCGCTCCGGTCACGCGGTCGCTGTCAGCGCTTCGGTGACTTCGGAGTCGGCGACCTCGTGGAAGTCCTCGTAGTAGGCGCTCACCGCCATGAACTCCGGCGGGTGTTGCGCGCAGACGACCTGGTCGGCCTCGGCGGACAGCATCTCGTACGCCTCCTGCGAGCCGACCGGGACGGCGACAACGACGCGGCGGGCGCCGAGGTGGCGGGCGACCTGGACGGCGGCGCGGGCGGTGGCCCCGGTGGCCAGACCGTCGTCGACGATCACGGCGGTGCGCCCGGTCAGGTCCAGCGGCGGCCGTCCGGCGCGGTAGAGCTGTTCCCGCCGTTCCAGTTCGGCCTGCTCGCGGCGGCGCACCTCGGCGATGTCGTCGGCGCCGAGTCGGCTCGCCACGACGTCGTTGAGCACCTGCACGCCGCCGGGGCCGAGCGCGCCGAAGGCCACCTCGGGCGCCCACGGCATGCCGAGCTTCCGGACGACCAGCACGTCCAGGGGCGCGCCGAGACGCTCGGCGACCACCCGGGCCACCGGCACGCCGCCGCGTACCAGCCCGAGCACGATGACTTCCGGTTCGCCGACGAGGGCGGTGAGCCGGTCGGCGAGCGTCCGGCCCGCCTCTTCGCGGTCGCGGTAGGTGGTCATGCCTCAGGTCTACGCCGTGTCGCCGTCCTTCGCCCGCCAGTTGCCGGAACCGGGGTGCCTTAGCGCGGCGGCCCAGACCAGGAGGGCGAGCGGGTAGAGCAGGTAGCCGAAGCGGGTCGAGGGCATCAGCAGAATCGCGGCGAGCAGCCCGTACCCGCAGATCAGCGCGGCGGCGACGGCGGTGCGGGGCGGGCGGCGGGCGAGCCGGACGGCGATCGCCAGCCCGGCGGCGAGCAGCAGGGCGGCGGCGACGGTGCGGCCGGCGGGCAGCGTGGTGGCGATCAGATGGCCGGGGAACGGCGACTGCGCCGGGCTGGTCACCAGGCCGTGTCCGAGCGGGAAGCGGAGCACGTTCTCGACCAGCGCGTCGCGGTCGACGAGCAGGGCCGGGAGGAGGGCGGCGGCGGGCAGGCCGAGCGCTCCCGCCGCCACCCGCAGGCCGGCTCGCCGGGTCATGCCCCAGATGATCAGCACGAGGGCGACCGGCCAGGCGAAGAGCTTCAGTGCCCCGGCCAGGCCGACGGCGACCCCGGCCCGGCCGGGGCGGCCGGTGGCGGCGAGGGCCAGCGCGAGCAGGCAGAGCGCGAGGACGGGCAGGTCGTCGCCGCCGGTGGCCAGGGTCAGCGCGCAGACCGGCAGCACGGTGGCGGCCTGTACGCCCCGGAGCACGGCGGCGCCGGTCGTGTCGTGGCCGGCGGGGCGGTCGCGGCGGGCCAGGGCGCGGACCGCCAGGAGCAGCGCCAGCGCGGTGCCGACCGCGAACCAGACGCGGGCGTCGGTCCACCAGGCGTCGACGGCGGCCCGGGGCAGCCCGAACAGGGCCATCCCCGGTTGGTAGGGGGTGTAGCCGAGCAGTTGCTCGCCGGGTGGCAGGGCGGCGATGGCGTCGTGCCCGAGGTACGGCGTGCCGGTGTCGACCAGCCGTCGGCCGGACTCCTCG harbors:
- a CDS encoding zf-TFIIB domain-containing protein, whose translation is MSLTCPKCHGEMRQYERSGVVIDQCGECRGIFLDRGELEKLFEAEANWNRQQGGAPAQPTHQQGGYPGQPGHQQGGYAPPPPPPPAPAPHQPGYGAVPPPPPPAHGYPPAPAYGHGQQHHGYHGHYKRKKHKSFLDEMFG
- the dnaB gene encoding replicative DNA helicase encodes the protein MEGGPVSVTDDMRADSRSGGGQASPPPQRDGQFDKTPPQDVAAEQCVLGGMLLSKDAIADVVEILKTNDFYRPVHATIFDTILEIYGRGEPADSITVAAALADSGDLVRIGGAPYLHTLIASVPTAANAAYYARIVSERAVLRRLVEAGTKIVQLGYGTAQGGSRDVDDIVDLAQQAVYDVTERRVSEDFAVLADMLQPTLDEIEAVGAQGGMMTGVPTGFTDLDRLLNGLHAGQLIIVAGRPGLGKALALDTPLPTPTGWTTMGEVEVGDELLGADGLPTKVTAAFEVRHDRPCYEVEFSDGSVIVADGEHLWKTTTRAGRRAAPASRRDHGSPETVGRLRQAALGEGGTITELARVLGPEFTHTAHRAARDIADDSPVVMRRRPRVRPARACPARRHRRLSALVEQWSDALTAPESPGVVTTEQIRATLRTNTADRRLNHAVENAAALRLPERDLPLAPYTLGVWLGGGHTAEGRIPRAAGVPDDKRIPTAYLRASEAQRRALLAGLLDADGTVTVSGDVQLTTTSPHLAEDVYELIVSLGYRCSVARRTVEGRTAGSSNAFDLNFTARDEVFRLPRKREAHRLRRRSESNSRTDSRFIVDVRPVPSVPVRCVTVDNSDHLYLAGRAMIPTHNSTASMDFARNAAIRANQASAIFSLEMSKVEIVMRLLSAEARVPLHVLRSGQLSDDDWTKLARCMGEISEAPLFVDDTPSMNLMEIRAKARRLKQRHDLKLIVVDYLQLMTSPKRTESRQQEVADLSRGLKLLAKEVECPVIAVSQLNRGPEQRTDKRPQLSDLRESGSIEQDADVVILLHRDDYYDKESPRAGEADFIIAKHRNGPTDTVTVAAQLHLSRFVDMAIV
- the rplI gene encoding 50S ribosomal protein L9, whose protein sequence is MKIILTQEVSGLGAPGDIVEVKNGYGRNYLLPQGFAIAWTKGAEKQVTVIKRARSAREIRDLGHANEVKDQLEGLKVSLKARAGDGGRLFGSVTPAEIVDAVKAAGGPVLDRRRLELPGHIKSTGSYPVRIKLHPEVTAKFDLNVVQG
- a CDS encoding phosphoribosyltransferase, producing MTTYRDREEAGRTLADRLTALVGEPEVIVLGLVRGGVPVARVVAERLGAPLDVLVVRKLGMPWAPEVAFGALGPGGVQVLNDVVASRLGADDIAEVRRREQAELERREQLYRAGRPPLDLTGRTAVIVDDGLATGATARAAVQVARHLGARRVVVAVPVGSQEAYEMLSAEADQVVCAQHPPEFMAVSAYYEDFHEVADSEVTEALTATA
- a CDS encoding maleylpyruvate isomerase N-terminal domain-containing protein, whose product is MTHHGQHLALAQAYDGVTRVVADLDDADLQRPTRCRGWLVADLLFHVLCDAQRALVALASPVEGPPDVDDVSYWRKFPPGGQDGAAARHAWWARRSAAAFDRPSGIVRLWTDTAPAAVRAAARADPDGCVTTQGHVLRVPDLLATLTTEAVVHHLDLVLDLPDAPLPGVLATRVAVATVDGMLSDDAVRPAAWSDAEYLLKATGRVPLTDHDKLELGEVAGWFPLLG
- a CDS encoding glycosyltransferase 87 family protein, whose translation is MTAAPTTRRGWRALDSAAGGLALDLGLYAVSAAFAAITAATSTLVPHRAWGGVAAIGYLVAALAATGQLLLRRRDPRAPLTGLRARWAVTGFAWFATALLPLAWQSVERAGGRTDRAQEEVLVVEESGRRLVDTGTPYLGHDAIAALPPGEQLLGYTPYQPGMALFGLPRAAVDAWWTDARVWFAVGTALALLLAVRALARRDRPAGHDTTGAAVLRGVQAATVLPVCALTLATGGDDLPVLALCLLALALAATGRPGRAGVAVGLAGALKLFAWPVALVLIIWGMTRRAGLRVAAGALGLPAAALLPALLVDRDALVENVLRFPLGHGLVTSPAQSPFPGHLIATTLPAGRTVAAALLLAAGLAIAVRLARRPPRTAVAAALICGYGLLAAILLMPSTRFGYLLYPLALLVWAAALRHPGSGNWRAKDGDTA